A region of the Halalkalibaculum roseum genome:
CCGTACATGGAACCGGTTGCCCGGATAAACTGCCACATGCCCACGGCAGCAGCCCAGCTTCGCGCAGTCGGATTCAATCCACTCTCAATCATGGATAAGTGTATCAGCTCGACAGGCACCCCTTCTTCATTAAAAATCTTCCTCATCATGGGGAAATATCGTTCCGAGCGCTCAAGCCAGGAGTCCATGACCTCCGGACGTCTCAGCGTATAATATACAAGGTGACGACTGACCTGGCGATTTTGTACCAGAGGTACTTCTGTTTTTGTCGTGGTAATATTGTCCGGAATTACATAACCGTCTTCAAAGAGATCTTCATCCGTATTTGAGAGTTCTTTTTGAATGGCGAACACCTCACCTTCAACCTCTTCTGCCGGATTTTTTATACCATAAAACTCTCGGTACTCCGCCATCACGGTACGATAAACCTCATTGAACCGCTTATCGGACTGTACCTCGGGATAATCATCCAGCAATGCTTGTAAATTGGAAAGGGCATCGGTGATATGCTTTTCAGCCTGCAGAGGCTCGCTATCTACCTGTGCCTGAATTGCCAACGTATTGGATTGATAGACCTCGGCAATGCGGGTCATGATTTCTTTCTGGAAATTATCCAGATCCTTGTGAATAGGCTCTTCGTTGTTACCAAAATTGTACTTGGAAGGTATCATGGGATTATTGTAGGGCAATAACCGCTCAGGCATTTCCACTTCACTTATTCTAACATCAACAGAATCAAGCTGTTGAGCCTGCACTGAACCCACACCCAGACAAGTACATATAGTTATTCCTATTAAAATTTTTTTCTGCATTGCCGTGTAGATTGTTTCCAAATTTATATTCAATATTCTAAAATACTTAAATTCCAAGTTAGATTTTAAAAAATCCTTGCACAATCTAAAAACAATTGTACTCAATTTTTAAAGTTATGAGTGAATCATAACATTTAGATCTGGTTTTCAGTCCACTTCTGTACGATTGGCCATCTTCTACCGGTTCCGAAAGCTTTGGTACTTACTTTTAGAGTTGGAACTGACTGGTAACGCTTGTATTCCGTATAGTCAACCAGCTTGATAACTTTTTTGACGGTATCTTCATCGAAACCATTATTTATAATATCTTCGGCAGAAAGCTGCTTTTCAATGTAAAGTTCCAATATTGAATCCAGAATGCTGTAATCGGGCAGCGTATCACTGTCCTGCTGATTGGGTTTTAGTTCGGCGCTGGGAGCTTTATCAATAATCTCCCGGGGAATTATCTCTTCTTCGTAAAAATCACTGTTTAGCCAGGAAGCCATTTCATAGACCTCCGTTTTGTAGAGATCGGCAATGATACCAAGACCTCCTGCCATATCACCATATAGCGTACAGTATCCCGTAGCTAGTTCCGACTTATTCCCGGAATTGAGCAGCATGTGACCGAATTTATTTGAAATGGCCATAAGCAGATCTCCACGTATTCTACTCTGCAGGTTTTCTTCGGCTATCCCAAATGAAGTTCCCTTGAAGAAGGGCTCAAGATTTTCAAGGAAACCGTCATATAATTCTTTAATGGATATTTGCTTAAAGGTAATGCCCAGGTTTTTTGCCAGTACTCTGGAATGATCAATGCTTCCTTTTGAGGAAAATTCCGAAGGCATCGTGACGCCTGTCACTTTTTCCGGACCCAGAGCACTGGCCGCTATGCAGGCAACAAGCGAGGAATCAATACCGCCACTGAGTCCAAGTATGACTTTATCAGCAACTCCTGTTTTGGCCATGTAATCTTTGAGACCTAAGACTAATGCCTTAAACATATTTTCCACATTCGAAACTTTATTGGCTTCATAAGTCTGAACTGCTTCTACTTTGTTGGACTCGGCTTTCCAAAATACATCAATAAAGTCCTCTTCAAATAACCGGGCCCTGGCAATAACCTTTTCATTCTTATCAATTACCATGGAATCCCCGTCAAAAATAATCTCCGTATTTGCCCCTATCTGATTAGCATAAAATATGGGTAATCCCAACTGTCCGACGTGGTTTTGCAGCATCCGGCGTCGGCTGTCCGGCTTGGTTTTGGTGAAAGGAGAGGCCGAAATATTGATAATAGCTTCAGCACCTAATTCGGCTAGCTTGCATGCCGGGTTGGTTTCATAGGTGTGATACTGAATATCATTCTCATTGTACCAGATATCCTCGCATATCGTGATGCCGAGCTTTATACCTTTAATTTCAATACATCTGAACTCTTTATTCTCTTCAAAATATCTCAGGTCATCAAATACATCATAGGTGGGCAGTAAGGTCTTGTGAACTTCACCAATCAGCTCTCCATTTTCAGCAACCAGTGCAGAATTAAAACATTTTCTGCCATAAGGAGAAGGATTATCGGTCACGGACCCGAAAATAATTGTAGTACCTACAGTAGCAGAAGTAATCCTTTCATTCATTCGGTAGATAGACTGCCGAAAACTTTCGCGCTCCAACAGATCCATGGGCGGGTATCCGCAAACAGTAAGTTCGGGAAGAATCAAAAGATCTATTCCGTCATTCTCTGCCTCCTCTAGAGCCTTAAGGATAGCTTCAACATTGGTTTTCAAGTCACCAATGGTTGGATTTAGCTGCTGGGTACGAACCTTCATGAAATACGGTCTTGAACTCAAAAACTACTGTTCTGCTGAATAGACCTTTTCACCGGCCACCCAGGTCTCTAGTACTTTCGTTTGCCAGATTTCTTCTCTGGATATCTCCATATAATTTCGGTCTATAAGTATAAAATCGGCCCATTTGCCCGGTTCCAGACTACCCAGTATATCTTCCTGATGTGCGGCATAGGCAGCATCTATGGTAAATGAGCGCAGGGCATTTTCTCTGGAAATGGCCTCATTCGGATGCCATCCACCTTCCGGATTTCCCTGGTGATCCTGCCGGGTGATTGCGGAATAGAGACCGAAGAACGGATTAACATTTTCAACGGGGAAATCCGAGCCCGATGCCAATACCGTTCCCTGCTCCAGAAAGGTTTTCCAGGCATATCCCCCTTCAATACGCTCAGAACCTACCCGGTCTTCCGCCATATTCATGTCGCTGGTGGCATGGGTAGGCTGCATAGAGGCAATGATATTAAGTTCCTTAAAACGAGGTATGTCTTCCAATGATACAATTTGGGCATGTTCAATGCGGTGTCGTAAGCCCTGTTCACCTAAACTGTCTTTTACATTTGCAAATGCATCCAATACCACTCGATTGGCCCGATCTCCAATGGCGTGAACGTTAGTCTGGAATCCTTCAGAAGCCGTTTTCATAATCATGTCAGTCATCTCCTCTTCTGAAGCGAAAAGCAGTCCCCTGTTACCGGGATCATCAGAATAGGACTCGATCATGGCAGCCCCCCTGCTCCCCAGGGCACCATCGGAGTAGAGTTTAACACTTCTTAGTGCCAGCTTATCCTCAGCATAGGAAGTGATCGGTCCGTTTTCGGATAACTGATCGAAGGTATCTCCGGCACCGCCTATCATGGCGTAAATGCGGGTAATCATGTTTCCGTTATCAGCAAAATTCTTGTAGAGGTTCCAGTCATCGACGCTTATTCCGGCATCATGGACGCCGGTAAGTCCATGGGAACTCATTTGCTGCAAGGCTTTTTCAAGGGCCATTTCCCTTTCTCGTTCAGTTCGGGCCGGTACTTCTGATTCTACAAGACCCATTGCAGCATCAACGAATACTCCTGTGGGGTTTCCATCTTCATCCCTAATGATTTTACCGCCTTGTGGATCCTCGGTATCTGCTGTGATACCTGCCAACTCCATCGCCTTTGAGTTTGCCCAGCCGGCATGCCCGTCAACCCGGCTCAGCCAAACGGGACGTTCGGTAACGGCACCGTCCAGTTCTTCTGCTGTTGGAAACCGGTTGATATCCCATCGCGTGTGATTCCACCCGCGACCCAGAATCCACTCACGATCGGGATACTGTTCTGCATAATCACCGATCATTTGAAGGGTTGAATCCAGTGATCCGGCACCGGCAACATCCACATCAAGTTCCTGGAATCCCAGACCCATGACATGCCCGTGCGCATCAATTAATCCGGGAAGCATCACATTCCCTTCGCCATCCAGCACGCGTGCATCAGGGTATTCACCCGCCAACGAGCCTTCATTTGCGGTCTTAACTACTTTGCCTTCCTGAAATGCTATAGAAGAAAAGGTTGCTAGTTCTCCATTAGAGAAGGTATAGCCATCGATATTTTCATATACCGTGGTGTCAGGTGATTTTTGGCTGCAGGCTGCCATACCTAAAGCAAAAATAGTGAGAGTAATCAGAAAAGTGTAGAATCGCATAGATGTGTTGTATTAGGTGGCTAATAAAGAATGCTAAATTTATGGTATTGCACGTAGTTAAAAAAATGAAATCTGGCAGATCAATAGCTGTAGGGCAAAGGCCCCTAGAAATCTATCCGATCGAGTTCCTCAATCAATTTTTCGGGCGAAAGCTTAAGTGTGTTCAGAGAAGAAATTGGCTTCCATTCAACTGCTTTAAGTAATTGAGAATGGTCATCATGCTCCGGATCGGCTCCGAGTGAAATTTTACCCCCTCTCTTCTTGACCCGGTAGTATAATTCGATGGCGTGATAGGGTTCTTCAATCAGCTCATTCAAAAAGAGGAATTCTTCTGTAGTTATTATGGCTCCGGTCTCTTCCTTGAACTCTCTTTCAAGGCAATCTTCCAGGGATTCCCCGAATTCAAGCCCACCGCCCGGCGGCATCCAGACAAGTTGTTCCGTTACAGGTGAATGAATCTGAACCAAAAGGATAGAAGAATTTTCAACCAGTATCCCGTTAACCCTGATCCTGATCTTATTCTGATAGGCCTCGACGTTCACAGTCTATCCTATGGCCACTTCTTTTTTATTAACGGGCACATTCAAATTATTCTCCTTTGCATACTTCAAGCTGGCCTTGACAAAATCAACGAACAGAGGCTGCGGGTTATTTACCGTGCTGCAGAGTTCCGGGTGGAACTGCACCCCTACGAACCATGGATGATCCTCGAGCTCTACTATTTCCACCAGGTCACGATCGGGATTGAAACCAACCAGCTGCATACCGTCTTCCACAAGTTTGTAGCGCAAGTTGTTATTGACCTCGTAACGATGGCGATGACGCTCCTGAATGAAATCGGTTCCATATGCCTGGTACGATTTCGAGCCTTCCTTGATCTTGCAATCGTAGAGTCCCAACCTCATGGTTCCGCCTTTATCCTGAATGTCTTTTTGATCAGCCATCAGATCAATGATGGGATGATCAGATTCTTCCACAAATTCGGTACTGTTTGCTGTATCCCAGTTGCAGACATTTCTTGCGTACTCAATTACGGCACATTGCATGCCGAGGCAAATACCAAAGAAGGGAATATTATTGACCCGAGCATGCTTGACGGCTGCTACCTTTCCTTCCACACCGCGGTCACCGAATCCCGGTGCTACCAGTATACCTGAAACACCTTTTAACTTCCTGGCTACATTCTCTTCCGTGAGATCATCCGACTGTACCCAAACAATGTTCACCTCACAATCATTGACCGCGCCGCCATGGATAAATGCTTCCACAATCGATTTGTAGGCGTCGTGATGCTCTACATATTTCCCAACTAATGCTATTTTAATTTCTGTCGATGGATTTCTGACAGCTTCCACAAACCCAATCCAACGCTCCAGATCCGGTTCTTTTGCTTCAAATTGAAGTTTTTCAATGACACGGGTATCCAAACCTTCGTCCTGCATCAAAAGCGGTACCTCGTAAATGCTCTCTGCATCCAGCGAGGCTATCACATCGGCAATTTCCACATTACAGAACTGGGCTATTTTCTTTCTGATCGACTGATCCAACGGATGTTCAGAACGCGCCACAATGATATCGGGTTGCAAACCGCTTTCCGAGAGGGTTTTTACCGAATGTTGCGTAGGCTTTGTTTTCAGCTCCCTGGCGGCCTTTAGATAGGGCACCAGTGTAAGGTGGATAGACAAGGTATTTTTTCTTCCCACATCATATCGCAGCTGTCTAACCGCTTCGATATAGGGCAAACTCTCAATATCACCAACCGTACCGCCGATTTCTGTAATCACAACATCATAATCACCCGACTCGCCGAGCTTCATGATATGAGATTTTATTTCATCGGTAATGTGCGGGATCACCTGCACAGTCTTGCCCAGATAGGCACCCTGCCGTTCTTTCGAAATAACATCGTAATAAATCCGCCCGGTCGTGACATTATTCTCCTGAGAGGTTTTGATATCCAGAAAGCGTTCATAGTGCCCAAGGTCAAGATCGGTCTCTGCCCCGTCATCGGTCACATAAACTTCACCGTGTTCATAGGGGTTCATGGTTCCCGGATCCACATTGATATAAGGGTCGAGCTTTTGAATGGTAACCCGCAATCCTCTTGCCACGAGCAGGCGTCCTAAAGATGCACAAATGATGCCTTTACCGAGTGACGACGTTACACCACCGGTCACGAAAATATATTTGGTCGTCATGAAGAGCTGAGTAGTTGTTAATGGTTACAGAAAAATAGAACCTTTCCCGCCGGCATTCAAACCTTTTTATGTTTCTTTTTCAAGCCGGTTACCTATTGAGCAATGTTACGGCACCAAAAATTCAAAATGTTGAATCCGTAATTTAGTTTTTATGATTCCCTCAATTCGTTAGGATTCTAACTCCCGCTAGTCAAGCACTTCCCAGAGCACATCCGGTTTGTTGGTAAAAATACCGCTCACGTTCATCTTAAGCAGTTTCCGCATCTGCGAGGGCTTGTCTACGGTATAGACAAACACCGGGATATTATTTTCCCTGACATCTTTGAATCGCCTGGTATTTAATTGCCGGTAGCTGCAGTTGAAGGCATCTGCCTCATACTTTTTCAGCAGCTCCGAGGGTAGCAGCTTTTGTGACTGCTTTTTCTCATAGAGAATGGCAGCAGGCATTTTGGAATCAAGTGTTTTGATGTGTTCAACTGCACGATAATCAAAACTTGAAAAGAGCACATGGTTTTCCATCCCATATTTCCTGACCAGCTCCAGGCTTTTCTGCTCTACACCACCCTCTACTTCATCGGTAACCGCTTCTGTTTTGATCTCGATGTTCAGCGCTATTTTACCCGAAGCATAAGCCAGAACCTCTTCCAGGGTTGGGATCTTTTCTCCGGCGAAAGTTGAATCAAACCAGGATCCGGCATCCAGTTTCCGCAGTTCATCCAGCGTATAATCTCCTATGTTTCCGGATCCATTTGTATGATCGTCGAGAGTGGCGTCATGAAACACTACCGGAACGCCATCTTTACTCATCATAACATCCAGTTCAATCATTTCTGCATTCATCTCCAACGCACCCTTGAAAGCAGCCATCGTATTTTCCGGGTAGTAAGCGCTTGCTCCGCGATGAGCGATAACTACAAAATTGTCTCCATTATCCTGATAAAGTTGTGGCAGTTTGTACACAGAAGATTCTTCCATATCGGTAATATGAGCTGAAAAGAGACCTGAAAAGGCCATTAGCAGATATATTATTGGTTTAATCAGAGTCATGTTCCTTTTTCCATCTCAAAAATTCAATTAATTCGTTTATCTGTTTCTTTTGATATAGAATGAGCCCCATATTAATGACAAATACACCCACGATGATATATAAGAAGGTGTCTCCTAGCTGGGTAATATCATAAAAGAAGGAGTATCCGAAAAAAAGAATGGCGGCAAAGTTTATCAACAAGTGCCACCATTTGGTTCTGTCTCTTTTTTTAAGTGCTTTGATCTTTTCGGCTATGGGTAGATCAAACTGTTCTTTCTTGAGATGGATTTTAAGATAGGACTGATAGCGTTCTTTCTGCTGGCTATCATAAGTATCATGCATGTTTAGCTAATTTTTTGCATCCATGATTCTTCTCATAGCATCGCGCAACAATCGGTTGGATCCGCGGTGCCGGGACACAATAGTATAAAGAAAGTAGATGCCAATCATAGTTACTACGCTGGCAAACATACTAACCATTACAGAAAGCCACATGGGACTGATGAATCCTGCGGTCGATAAAAAGATCGCTGTGAGCCCAAGTGTTATCTGAAAGATTGCAGAAAGAAAGTGAAGTGTGTTGACCGAGTGAGCCTGGTCAATGATCCCCAAAAACTTCGAACTATACTTTTCTGAATTCGTTATTTTAGAGGAGTGCGGGGAAATGAATTCATTTCCACTTTGTTCGTGTGTTTTCATAAGCTAAGCCCCTTTTTTATACTAACCCAATTGTGACTAATTTATAGGAATTTCTGAATAAATCAATCTTTTTCGAAAAATGAGCACCGATGATGCAAATATTTACATTTACGGCAAAAACCCTGTTACTGAAGCACTAAAGGACGAACCCGAGAGAGTTGACAAGATATTTGTGCGCAACTCACTGAAGGATGCTAACATTGCTGATATTTTCACTCTTGCCTCTAACAACCGTATCCCCATAAGTCACGTTCCCGGGGCAAAACTGTACGAACTGGTCGGAAGCGTCAATGACCAGGGAGTCGTAGCCCTGATGAGTGCCGTTGAATACATGGATTTTGGAGAATGGTTATCCGGAGTTGACCTGGATGAATATCCCGGCATTCTGCTTCTCGACGAAATCGAAGACCCGCACAATCTTGGTGCAATACTTCGAACTGCGGCTGCTGCCGGAATCTCAGCCGTCTTGGTACCCAAACACCGTCAGGCCCCTGTCAATGCAACCGTATTTAAAACTTCTGCAGGTACGGCAGGCAGAATTCCGATAGTACGCGTAGGTAATCTAAATCAGTGCATCATGGAACTGAAAGATGAGGGGTTCTGGATCGGTGGGTTGGATGCCGAAGGTGACCGCTCACTATGGGATCTTGAAGTAGATCGCCCCCTAGCTTTCATTATAGGAAATGAGGGAAGTGGTATCAGAAAGAAAACACTGGAGCACTGTGATTATCGAATAACCATCCCCATGTATAACAGGGTAGAATCGCTGAATGCGTCCGTCAGTGCTGCCCTTATCAGTTATGAGTGGAGAAGGAAAAAATGATTAGTCATAGATCAAGTAGGGCTTTCTAGCTTCCCTGAAGGATTCTATCTGATCCTGCCAGACAGCGGTATTGAAATTTTGTATCTCTTCACTTCCCGCCAGTTTATAAATAAAATCGTTCAGCTCAACTTGATCCGAAGCTTCCTCCATAAGTTCCAACAGCCGAACGCCAAATAGAACGGGATCAAATGTGTCAAAATTTGAAACCTCTATCTCGACTCCCCGGCATAATTGCCCCTCGTATTTGGGATTTCGTGATTTTCCCGGGATGGAAACCGGAGTAAAGGTAATCTGTTCAATATTCACTCCCGGAAAATTTTCTTGTAATTTAGCCAGCTGATCCTTCTGTAAATTCAAAAAAGGCGCGCCGATCTTAAGAAATGGATCGCTTGTACCTCTACCCTCAGAAATGTTAGTGCCTTCGAAGAGTACGGTTCCCAGATATGTAAAAGCATGTTCAAACGTGGGCAGGTTCGGGGAAGGAGGATGCCATTCGAGTCCCGTATCCGGCCATTTCATGCTTCTTTCCCAGCCTTCGGCAGGAATAACCCTGAGTATAGGCTGTTTCACTACCTGCAACCATCGTTCTCCAATCATCATTTTTGCCAACTCTCCCAGCGTCATACCGTGAGCCATAGGAATAGCATAAGCCCCAACGAAGGATTTGTATTGTGGATCCAGTATCCAGCCCGAGGTATAACTTCCGCCGGCAGGATTGGGCCGGTCCAGTACCCATACCGGTGTTTCACTTTGAGAGGCAGCCTCAAGAAGTAACCCCAGTGTCACATTATAAGTGTAAAATCGTCCGCCTACATCTTGCATATCAAAGAGAAGAACATCCACTTCCTGCAGCATTTCGGGAGTAGGCTTTTTGGTCTGACCATATAAAGAATATACAGGCAGGCCGGTTTCGCGATCCACCCCGTCTTCAATAACCTCCCCGGCTCCCGCCTCTCCCCGAAAACCGTGTTCCGGCGCAAAAAGGGCACTTACATTTACAGATCGCTTTAAAAGCGTATCGAGCATGTGCGTGCCGTTGACCCTCGCAGTGGGATTCATAACCAGTCCAACACGCATACCCTGAAGTTCATCCAGATGCTTTTCCAGAAGTACTTCGGCACCCACTTGTACCGTTTGCGAGTTGCTTTCCGATCGTGAACTCTCAGCCGAGGAACAGGCTTGGAACAGCAAACCCAAAACGCTTATCAGTAAAACAATTGATTGTTTCATAGGTAAAAAATAAGGCTCCACAGTGATAACCATGGAGCCTGTTTTAAATACTTATACGTTAATTACGCTTTATTAGCTACCACATCAGATTCTGCAAAAAAGTAGGCTGCTTCCTTTTTACCGTTTTCTACCGAATCGGAACCGTGAATGATGTTTTCACCAACACTGTCCGCAAAATCGGCTCTAATGGTCCCTTCATCCGCTTCTTCCGGATTGGTAGCCCCGATTAATGTTCTGAAATCCTTGATAGCATTTTCTTTTTCAAGAATCATGGGAACACAAGCCCCACTGCTCATGAATTCACAGAGCTCATCGTAAAATGGACGCTCTTTGTGCACGGCATAGAATCCGCCGGCCGTGTCTTTGGTTAAGCGGGTCATCTTCATTGCAACAATTTTAAAACCTGCTTCCTGTATTCTGCGAGTTACTTCTCCAATAAGTTCTTTTCTTACGCAATCGGGTTTCAAAATAGTAAGTGTACGTTCTATAGCCATTTCTTAAATAAAATTTGTAACAATTTGGGGTTAATGTACTCTTGAAAGTCAAAAGAGTTAACAAATATAAAGCATCTAATACAAATAAACGAAGGCAATTCGGGTTAAGAAACGGGTCTCGGAATGAATAAAGAGAAGGTGATACATTTTAAGTGGGATTGGCAGCTCTCCTCCACACCGGAAGATTTGTGGTACCTTGCCTCAGATACGAACCGCCTGTTCAAAAGCATCAAGCTTCCCTCAGTACAACCGGCTGACATCAGTTATGAAGTAAAAAAAGAGCACCTTCAACTTTCCTACGACAGCATTAACTATTCCGACGCCTGGATTGAAGAACCCTATGAGTGGGAATATCCGTTTCGACTAGGAGTAAAAAGAAATTACAAGAACGGGATATACAAAGAAGTACAGTTGCAAATTGACCTGTTCCCCAACAGTTCCGGTACCTCACTGCAGTACCAGGTCTGGATCACACCCGGCAATGCCCTGCTCTCTTTTTTCAGCATTTTTAAACTTAAGACACTCATCCGCAATCGGTTGAAGAATTATTTCAAAAACTGTGATGAGCTCTGCAAAAAGAATTGGCTGCCATACAACCAGGAAGTAGAAAAAAAGCTGGCTGCCGGTTCACAAAAAAGGATCGAAGCCATCAAAAACGATCTGATTGAACAGACCGGGAAGAAAGATATTGTTACAGAACTGATTGATTTTATCAAGCGGGCAGATGAAATTGATTTGCAGCACATCAAACCGCTCAAGCTTGCCAAACAGTGGCATGCCAAAACCAACGAGGTATTGCAGGTATTTCTGCACAGCGTCAAAGCAGGTCTATTGAATTTTAACTGGAACTTGTCTTGTCCGAATTGCAGAAAAATCCAAAAGACTTGCAAAACACTCAATGAGATTCACGAACCGATTTACTGCTCTGCTTGCAATGAAGAGTTCAGCGTCAACTTTAACCGCTCTGTTCAGCTTACTTTTAAACCCAACCCGCTGATCAGAAAAATTTCCGGAAGAAGCTATGCCCTCTCACATCCACAGATAACACCTCATGTAGTCATCCAGCAGTATCTAAAACCCGGTCAGAGACGCTATGTTAAAACACAGCTAGAGGATGGTATTTATGAGCTGAAAGCATCGAACGCCGAAGGAAAAGCTACATTGAGTGTTT
Encoded here:
- a CDS encoding exo-beta-N-acetylmuramidase NamZ family protein — protein: MKQSIVLLISVLGLLFQACSSAESSRSESNSQTVQVGAEVLLEKHLDELQGMRVGLVMNPTARVNGTHMLDTLLKRSVNVSALFAPEHGFRGEAGAGEVIEDGVDRETGLPVYSLYGQTKKPTPEMLQEVDVLLFDMQDVGGRFYTYNVTLGLLLEAASQSETPVWVLDRPNPAGGSYTSGWILDPQYKSFVGAYAIPMAHGMTLGELAKMMIGERWLQVVKQPILRVIPAEGWERSMKWPDTGLEWHPPSPNLPTFEHAFTYLGTVLFEGTNISEGRGTSDPFLKIGAPFLNLQKDQLAKLQENFPGVNIEQITFTPVSIPGKSRNPKYEGQLCRGVEIEVSNFDTFDPVLFGVRLLELMEEASDQVELNDFIYKLAGSEEIQNFNTAVWQDQIESFREARKPYLIYD
- a CDS encoding NAD+ synthase, with the translated sequence MKVRTQQLNPTIGDLKTNVEAILKALEEAENDGIDLLILPELTVCGYPPMDLLERESFRQSIYRMNERITSATVGTTIIFGSVTDNPSPYGRKCFNSALVAENGELIGEVHKTLLPTYDVFDDLRYFEENKEFRCIEIKGIKLGITICEDIWYNENDIQYHTYETNPACKLAELGAEAIINISASPFTKTKPDSRRRMLQNHVGQLGLPIFYANQIGANTEIIFDGDSMVIDKNEKVIARARLFEEDFIDVFWKAESNKVEAVQTYEANKVSNVENMFKALVLGLKDYMAKTGVADKVILGLSGGIDSSLVACIAASALGPEKVTGVTMPSEFSSKGSIDHSRVLAKNLGITFKQISIKELYDGFLENLEPFFKGTSFGIAEENLQSRIRGDLLMAISNKFGHMLLNSGNKSELATGYCTLYGDMAGGLGIIADLYKTEVYEMASWLNSDFYEEEIIPREIIDKAPSAELKPNQQDSDTLPDYSILDSILELYIEKQLSAEDIINNGFDEDTVKKVIKLVDYTEYKRYQSVPTLKVSTKAFGTGRRWPIVQKWTENQI
- the rlmB gene encoding 23S rRNA (guanosine(2251)-2'-O)-methyltransferase RlmB is translated as MSTDDANIYIYGKNPVTEALKDEPERVDKIFVRNSLKDANIADIFTLASNNRIPISHVPGAKLYELVGSVNDQGVVALMSAVEYMDFGEWLSGVDLDEYPGILLLDEIEDPHNLGAILRTAAAAGISAVLVPKHRQAPVNATVFKTSAGTAGRIPIVRVGNLNQCIMELKDEGFWIGGLDAEGDRSLWDLEVDRPLAFIIGNEGSGIRKKTLEHCDYRITIPMYNRVESLNASVSAALISYEWRRKK
- the ndk gene encoding nucleoside-diphosphate kinase — protein: MERTLTILKPDCVRKELIGEVTRRIQEAGFKIVAMKMTRLTKDTAGGFYAVHKERPFYDELCEFMSSGACVPMILEKENAIKDFRTLIGATNPEEADEGTIRADFADSVGENIIHGSDSVENGKKEAAYFFAESDVVANKA
- a CDS encoding glycerophosphodiester phosphodiesterase — encoded protein: MTLIKPIIYLLMAFSGLFSAHITDMEESSVYKLPQLYQDNGDNFVVIAHRGASAYYPENTMAAFKGALEMNAEMIELDVMMSKDGVPVVFHDATLDDHTNGSGNIGDYTLDELRKLDAGSWFDSTFAGEKIPTLEEVLAYASGKIALNIEIKTEAVTDEVEGGVEQKSLELVRKYGMENHVLFSSFDYRAVEHIKTLDSKMPAAILYEKKQSQKLLPSELLKKYEADAFNCSYRQLNTRRFKDVRENNIPVFVYTVDKPSQMRKLLKMNVSGIFTNKPDVLWEVLD
- a CDS encoding CTP synthase gives rise to the protein MTTKYIFVTGGVTSSLGKGIICASLGRLLVARGLRVTIQKLDPYINVDPGTMNPYEHGEVYVTDDGAETDLDLGHYERFLDIKTSQENNVTTGRIYYDVISKERQGAYLGKTVQVIPHITDEIKSHIMKLGESGDYDVVITEIGGTVGDIESLPYIEAVRQLRYDVGRKNTLSIHLTLVPYLKAARELKTKPTQHSVKTLSESGLQPDIIVARSEHPLDQSIRKKIAQFCNVEIADVIASLDAESIYEVPLLMQDEGLDTRVIEKLQFEAKEPDLERWIGFVEAVRNPSTEIKIALVGKYVEHHDAYKSIVEAFIHGGAVNDCEVNIVWVQSDDLTEENVARKLKGVSGILVAPGFGDRGVEGKVAAVKHARVNNIPFFGICLGMQCAVIEYARNVCNWDTANSTEFVEESDHPIIDLMADQKDIQDKGGTMRLGLYDCKIKEGSKSYQAYGTDFIQERHRHRYEVNNNLRYKLVEDGMQLVGFNPDRDLVEIVELEDHPWFVGVQFHPELCSTVNNPQPLFVDFVKASLKYAKENNLNVPVNKKEVAIG
- a CDS encoding adenylate/guanylate cyclase domain-containing protein, encoding MNKEKVIHFKWDWQLSSTPEDLWYLASDTNRLFKSIKLPSVQPADISYEVKKEHLQLSYDSINYSDAWIEEPYEWEYPFRLGVKRNYKNGIYKEVQLQIDLFPNSSGTSLQYQVWITPGNALLSFFSIFKLKTLIRNRLKNYFKNCDELCKKNWLPYNQEVEKKLAAGSQKRIEAIKNDLIEQTGKKDIVTELIDFIKRADEIDLQHIKPLKLAKQWHAKTNEVLQVFLHSVKAGLLNFNWNLSCPNCRKIQKTCKTLNEIHEPIYCSACNEEFSVNFNRSVQLTFKPNPLIRKISGRSYALSHPQITPHVVIQQYLKPGQRRYVKTQLEDGIYELKASNAEGKATLSVSENGQDTVRVRLTELGIDGEAQIVNQPNLILENSTDKEQLFTIQKTTWDPEEVTAAHVTSLQVFRDLFSHEVLRKGEKIAVDQLTLMFTDLFNSTGMYQQDGDNHAVGRVIEHFDILHDAVAKEGGAVVKTIGDSVMAVFSNPAQAFRAFAAAQKIISKDKRFDKSLKLKAGIHHGSCVAVNLNSKIDYFGSTVNMASRLVDYADENEAVISEVVSADMEMQKILDERKFRYTTKTNYVQFKGFDSQRFTVQHVRMEPPALRLVI
- a CDS encoding amidohydrolase, producing the protein MRFYTFLITLTIFALGMAACSQKSPDTTVYENIDGYTFSNGELATFSSIAFQEGKVVKTANEGSLAGEYPDARVLDGEGNVMLPGLIDAHGHVMGLGFQELDVDVAGAGSLDSTLQMIGDYAEQYPDREWILGRGWNHTRWDINRFPTAEELDGAVTERPVWLSRVDGHAGWANSKAMELAGITADTEDPQGGKIIRDEDGNPTGVFVDAAMGLVESEVPARTEREREMALEKALQQMSSHGLTGVHDAGISVDDWNLYKNFADNGNMITRIYAMIGGAGDTFDQLSENGPITSYAEDKLALRSVKLYSDGALGSRGAAMIESYSDDPGNRGLLFASEEEMTDMIMKTASEGFQTNVHAIGDRANRVVLDAFANVKDSLGEQGLRHRIEHAQIVSLEDIPRFKELNIIASMQPTHATSDMNMAEDRVGSERIEGGYAWKTFLEQGTVLASGSDFPVENVNPFFGLYSAITRQDHQGNPEGGWHPNEAISRENALRSFTIDAAYAAHQEDILGSLEPGKWADFILIDRNYMEISREEIWQTKVLETWVAGEKVYSAEQ
- a CDS encoding NUDIX domain-containing protein, with amino-acid sequence MNVEAYQNKIRIRVNGILVENSSILLVQIHSPVTEQLVWMPPGGGLEFGESLEDCLEREFKEETGAIITTEEFLFLNELIEEPYHAIELYYRVKKRGGKISLGADPEHDDHSQLLKAVEWKPISSLNTLKLSPEKLIEELDRIDF